A section of the Spirosoma pollinicola genome encodes:
- a CDS encoding trans-sulfuration enzyme family protein has product MHFDTLALRATHQPDPTTGAVAPSIHLSTTFARNETNELPANFIYTRPNNPTRESLEKAIAMIEGGAVGMAFGSGQAAAMTLFQALRPGDHVLLSTDAYYGTPALLEQVFHPWGLTYTRVDMSDLDAVQSSIHEHTRVVWCETPSNPMLTITDLLTVSRLAHEVGAICVCDNTWATPVLQRPLDLNCDVVMHSTTKYFSGHSDVLGGALVFKHDNDFTKRVRLLQGLSGAVPSPFDCWLVSRGIKTLGVRVRAQSLTAQAVADFLDGHPAVEKVHYPGLADHPDRALIQQQMNGPGAMLSIQIKGDADDALAFMGKLTLFTRATSLGGVESLIEHRASVEGPTSTTPKNLLRISIGLEHAEDLIADLAQALR; this is encoded by the coding sequence ATGCATTTCGACACGCTCGCTCTTCGCGCCACCCATCAGCCCGACCCAACCACCGGAGCGGTGGCTCCCTCTATCCACCTCTCCACCACCTTTGCCCGCAATGAAACCAATGAATTGCCTGCGAACTTTATATACACACGGCCCAATAACCCAACTCGGGAATCGCTTGAGAAAGCGATAGCCATGATTGAAGGCGGAGCGGTTGGCATGGCGTTTGGCTCAGGTCAGGCTGCTGCGATGACACTTTTTCAAGCCCTTCGCCCCGGCGATCATGTATTGCTTTCGACCGATGCCTACTACGGAACGCCTGCTTTGCTGGAACAGGTATTCCACCCCTGGGGACTGACTTACACACGGGTGGACATGAGCGATCTGGATGCGGTGCAATCGTCCATTCACGAACACACACGGGTTGTCTGGTGCGAAACGCCCTCGAATCCTATGCTCACGATCACCGACCTATTGACTGTGAGCCGGTTGGCGCACGAAGTAGGGGCCATTTGCGTGTGCGACAACACTTGGGCAACGCCTGTGCTCCAGCGCCCGCTCGATCTGAACTGCGATGTGGTGATGCATTCCACCACCAAATATTTCAGCGGCCACTCCGACGTGCTGGGTGGGGCATTGGTTTTCAAACACGATAATGACTTCACAAAACGGGTGCGCCTGTTGCAGGGGTTATCGGGTGCGGTTCCCTCGCCTTTCGATTGCTGGCTGGTTAGCCGGGGTATTAAAACGCTGGGTGTTCGGGTGCGGGCACAGAGCCTGACAGCACAGGCCGTTGCCGACTTTCTGGATGGACATCCGGCAGTTGAGAAAGTACATTATCCGGGTCTGGCGGATCACCCCGACCGTGCCCTGATTCAACAGCAGATGAACGGGCCGGGTGCTATGTTATCAATACAAATTAAAGGCGATGCTGATGATGCGCTGGCCTTTATGGGTAAGTTAACCTTGTTTACGCGGGCCACCAGCCTTGGTGGTGTTGAAAGCCTCATTGAACACCGGGCCAGCGTTGAAGGGCCTACCTCCACAACGCCCAAAAATCTGCTGCGTATCTCGATTGGGCTGGAACATGCCGAGGATTTAATCGCGGATCTGGCTCAGGCATTGAGGTAA